AGAGGTTTTTTATTTTTCCGCTAGTGTGCAAGAAAATTTGGGAGGTGAAGGAGGTATGGTTTGTTTGTTTTCTAACGTGAGGTCTTATTCTGATAACAATGAgctcaatttttatttttgtgattttttttttctattttcgcACGTACGCACCCACCCTAAGGGGCTATATTGTCTGACACATATAAGCTCCTTCGGGAAATGGTACACTAATTATGATTACTTGAACTTCTGGTTAATGTTTTATTCATCATTGTTTTTTCTTTTGTCACCTCTCTTCTTTTCCTGTAACTTAAAGGAAATCTTCaaaaaaaggttcatatttctCGTATACGAGTGAGGTATAGCGAGGGTTATTCTCACTTTACTGCACAGTTGTCTTGAATTGTACATTTATTCCTGATGTTATTTGAAATTAATCATGGCTTGTGTGTTGctatttaatttattttgttGGCTCATACAATAGAACTCTGTGGTTTGCCCTTCTCCACACTGGGCTGCCATGCATTATGTGTTTATAAAATGCTTTAAAACTCATTTTGTCGCTTATTGAGGATTTTAGCTTAGGTGTGATAATGAGTGGGAGGGACCCTTTTGTTTAGTCTTGACTCATGACTAAACTGTCGACTGATATGGAAAAATCCATTATCCATGAACAGATAAGACACTAACTTTACCAGTTGCTCTTTCTCTCTCTACATTAATATTTGCACGCAGGAACCAGCGAAAATCAATGCTTACAACCAACcactcttttaaaaaaatacagTCCTCATTTAATTTTCAACTTCATTAGGTGCCCAGAGTCTTAGATAGATGCCCATACCAATTACGCTTCTGCAACCACCTTCCCCATGTCAGCTACCTAACAGACTCAttagaaacgtattcagaattcAAATTTGATGAATTCAACCTTTAAATTTCAACCATCACTCAACACACTTTGATTATATATACACGTTGAGAGTTTAATAAGTACTTAACATTTAAATGCTAACACTTCAGGTCGAAAATACTGAGTTTAGTTGAACTTAATAAATTGTGAGCTGCATAAGCTTATAGCTGCAATTTCATGACATTGCGTCATTTTTAAGGATGGTAATGGTATCAACCAATAGTGTACCGTGGCTTTATGGTGACCTCAGAGATCTGGTGTCTTCAAATCAGAATAAGAAAGATTCTTTACCGTGAATTCTGTTCAAAATATTAAAGTCTAGCCAACTAAGTGTCTATTTGAGATCTGTCGTCATTTTCGTGTAAATGGGGTTTCAATTTCTTGACCATATGGTTCATAAATAGATACATGTGCAGATCTCAACCGTCTGTGATAATGGACAGAGCCTCCTGCGGGGACCCCTTATATATATCGTAGTAGTTTCTGGTACTTAAGTATGTTTCGTGTATGCTGATACTTGCAAATTTTTACCCCGTCATGTTACAATAGGTTAATTCATGATATAAATGTGACAGGTTCAAATTTTGAACTCATTATTTGAAATTATGCGTTCAGAAATATTTTTGTAGTTTCTCACATAATATATTTATATCTCTAATCGAAAATGATTGATTCAACTGAACCATCAGCTTATAAGACATATCCACCTTTGCAGATCAAATGACCTATAACAAGCAGTAACTCTTCGTAACAGGGACAACCTAGAGCTTGTGTTACGGGTTCAGCTGAACCCATTAGGTTTAGTCTACACCTTGTATTTGTCgcaaaaaaattattaattatgtcCAAATTATTAATTGAGTACGCAATAACTTAGAAGACTAGAATTCCGAACTCATATATTTCAAATTCATGTTTTGCCTCTCCTTCAAAATAAGCTTGATATAATAATCttaaaaaaagataaaataagTTCTTGTAATCCACATTAAATTGCATTGATTgtgtaaaaaataagtatttacAGCGttagtgtatataacttaaatttatttattttttctgtgTCAATTGGGAAAATCAGGTCCAGGATGCTCTTCAGTGGCCTATGGCGCGTCGGAAGAAATAGGGCCATTCAGGATAAACAAGACATCTTCAGGGCTTTACCTGAACAAGTTCTCATGGAACAAAATGGCCAATTTACTATTCGTGGAAACTCCAGCAGGAGTTGGTTTTTCCTACAGCAATAGGTCCTCTGACCTCCTTGACACCGGGGATTATCGCACTGGTAAATATTGTTAACTCATATTCATTTAGGCCCTCTCCCTTTTTGTCCTATTGCTATTCAATTATTTTTCTTGGCTTGGATTTTTCTTATCCATCCATAGTTTTCATGAAGTGTCTCAATCTATGGACTGATTGACCATCAATTTATGGTCATCTTTGGGTCCTTGTTCAGTTGTTCTAACTCCTAATGTGTGAACATGAAGCGATGTTCGCATGCTTGCTTCTGACTAAACGTGACAAATGAACAGATTGCGTTAAACTTAAGCGAGTCAAATTGATAAGTGAGCATGACTCAAACCGTCCAAAGATTTTTCCGGTCAAAGTAGGTTAGATAACGGATCATAACCCAACTTGCCCAATGTCACCCAACCTTCCCTCTTTTTTGTGTTGCTTTTGGTGGGAAAATGGGAAGTTAATGTATTTTTCTTTAACTTATTAACTTTAGTTCTTCCAAATTTACATAATTTTCAATTTCCATGGTTGATTTTCgatctctaccccacaaaggtaggggtaacgTTAGCGTACACCCGCCCTTCCCGGATCCCACTTATGGGACCACACTGGGTATGTTCTTGGTGTTGAGTTACATTATTTTGATCCATCTTTACTCAATAGTTTGATGGGTTATTTCAGATTCAACCACGTTCGGTTAAGTCAACAAACAAGTCATAATTCAACCCATTTATACCTGGATGGATTGGACAGATTACTAGATAATGGATTGATTTTGCCACTCTAGTGATCATGTTAGTTAGTTTATTCTAATTCCTAATCCAGTAAACATAAAGTGATGGTAGTATGTTGCTGCCGACTTCTCCACTGTAGAAATCAAATGTGGCAAGCAGTGACAATTTAGCCCATTTAGGAGCACAGAAAGTGCATATCAGCACTCAATAGCAATGTGGCCTACCTTGAGATTTTTGAAGTGAATGCTGCAATTGCTAACTACCTTACATGTTGCTGTCCAGACTCATCTTTCACTGCTATTCAATCAGTCAAATAGCTAAATCTTCGCCACAGATACAaaaatcttctccaagaaattgATACGACTTAAATCGTTGAAAAGTTGAGTACTTGACCTTATTAGTACTCTGTTCTGTCTAGTCCTattggtcttggtcactacccagtgtaatctcacaatagtggggtctggggagggtaagatgtacgcagccttacccctacccgggtagggaggctgtttccgattgaccctcggcaaccctcctcctttatccgggcttgggaccggcaatgtgagcgagctcacacaggcggagttctGTCTAGTCCTATTGATTTGGAAAAACTTTAGCCCCACCTGATTTTTGCACTAATTTTGTTAATTCATCGTAGTTAAGTGATTAATTCATGTGGGAATATACATTagttaattaatcatgattaaacTGATAAAGATGATGACTCTTTTTGTGTATTTTTTTAGCTAAGGACTCACTACAATTCCTTATCCACTGGATGGATCGCTTCCCACGCTACAGACATCGTGAAATTTACATCACGGGAGAGAGTTATGCTGGCCATTACGTTCCTCAGCTAGCCAGAGAAATTGTCCATTACAATGCCAATTCTAAGAACCCAATAAACCTCAAAGGATTCATGGTAACCTGTCAATATCTACAATTTGGAGTATTAATCGCAATAACATCTTGAAACTTGTTCGAGATAATTTTTGATATTGCATTATGAAAAATACAGGTGGGAAATGCAGTGACAGATAACTACTATGACAACCTAGGAACAGTGACGTATTGGTGGAGCCATGCTATGATCTCTGATAAGACGTACAAGCAATTAGTGAACACTTGTGATTTCAGGCGCCATAAAGAATCAAACGAGTGCGAATCATTGTACTATTACGCAATGGATCAAGAATTTGGGAACATCGACCAGTACAACATTTATGCTCCTCCTTGTAACAATTCTGATGGTAGCACCTCAACTAGGCAGACCATGAACTTACCGCACCGACCCTACAAGGTAcatattgtttaccccgaatttggtaaatcaattgaatttatacgcgggtataggatatgtgtttgaatctcgatatatttgatggatacaagattcgtatggttaagatgtgaagaaaacgatgatgcttagaggaccactgtggatttatacatctactaacatataaatattatttgtttgaacaagtaatagagatgaacacaatgattccggaccaaaatctaatattgagagagagatttgtatatatcttctagtacaaaaatgttgATGATCCCAGGGAGCCAGCCCCTACAAAGGagagggatgtgctctatttatagtgtgacctccatgggtctcatatgatgtgagctaataaaataatatcaacaaggacagctctgcacggatttggtgggattagactgacggcgccgtctgacacacgcatagttggtagccgaccatgatgtgacaccactgatgcgcttcagcaacggtcataacggaccaacggatacacgggcaaacggctgtccggatcaacggtgatgaaccctcgggaagagtccccgaaccatcggtggcatagagaccgggccaaaacggactaacggccaggatttcccggactaacggccacgatttcccggaccaacggccacaatcagttcggaccaacggccacgatcaattcggctatGGAGGAACCGGACCAGATGACGATATTCCCTCTTTTCCTTCAatctctggtcttaccggttctaacatatgtccgatttttaccgtatacacataTATGTTAACACAACCTTCAACATTTTATAACATTTACAAGGTAGTTAATAATTGTATACTGATGGCTTTTGCTTGTTGATTTATTTGCATTTCCATCAATTAAGATGTTCAAGCAGCTATCAGGATATGATCCTTGCACGGAGAAGTATGCGGAAATTTACTATAATAGGCCTGATGTGCAGAAGGCTATGCACGCGAACACAACAGGAATTCCTTATAAATGGACAGCCTGCAGGTAAATAAATCAACTAAATCGACCAATGACTAACAAAAAGGAACTTAGTCTGAAAATTCCCATTAATATCTGTTTCATGTTGCAAATGATTGATCTTGCAACTATGTTACAGTGAGACTCTGAATCGAAACTGGAACGATACAGACGACTCGATTCTTCCAATCTACCGGGAATTAATTGCTGCTGGTTTGAGAATTTGGGTTTTCAGGTACGTGACATTTAGTTGAGTGCTTATTCTCAAAATTCCAGGCAACTTATTTGACTTTCTTCTTCTTGTTCTcttcttcgttttttttttttttttttttttttgctttgggaTTGTCATATTGCAGTGGTGATGTAGACTCAGTGGTACCTGTCACAGCGACAAGGAATTCACTAGCACAGCTCAAGTTATCCACCACAATTCCATGGTACCCTTGGTATGTCAAGAAACA
Above is a genomic segment from Lycium barbarum isolate Lr01 chromosome 12, ASM1917538v2, whole genome shotgun sequence containing:
- the LOC132622958 gene encoding serine carboxypeptidase-like 25 produces the protein MAKGKLALLLFLVAITCVSAANLDKHKEEEEADRIVSLPGQPKVSFQQYSGYVTVNQIAGRALFYWLTEAVDEPLSKPLVVWLNGGPGCSSVAYGASEEIGPFRINKTSSGLYLNKFSWNKMANLLFVETPAGVGFSYSNRSSDLLDTGDYRTAKDSLQFLIHWMDRFPRYRHREIYITGESYAGHYVPQLAREIVHYNANSKNPINLKGFMVGNAVTDNYYDNLGTVTYWWSHAMISDKTYKQLVNTCDFRRHKESNECESLYYYAMDQEFGNIDQYNIYAPPCNNSDGSTSTRQTMNLPHRPYKMFKQLSGYDPCTEKYAEIYYNRPDVQKAMHANTTGIPYKWTACSETLNRNWNDTDDSILPIYRELIAAGLRIWVFSGDVDSVVPVTATRNSLAQLKLSTTIPWYPWYVKKQVGGWTEVYKGLTFATVRGAGHEVPLFKPRAAYQLFSSFLRGQPLPKSR